A genomic stretch from Leptospira licerasiae serovar Varillal str. VAR 010 includes:
- a CDS encoding monovalent cation:proton antiporter-2 (CPA2) family protein: protein MEEKSLLVTAIILLSTAVLCVPVFKKLGIGSIIGYVVGGILIGPHGIRLVTGGTEIMHFAEFGVVLLLFLIGLELRPQTLWVLRKPVFGMGFFQVAISSLLLGGLIGYLFQLGFVSSIILGVSLSLSSTAFALQSLAEKNQLNTSYGRSAFAILLFQDLAVIPVMAILPLAALEPGQTAHNGLNFYKLGTAVAAILLVILSGRFLMRPLFRMIAATGNHEIFVALSLVLVLGVSFAMEKVGLSMALGSFLGGVLLADSEYRHELEANLEPFKGLLLGLFFLAVGMSMNLDILINHPFLIFGLAFGLMSVKGIVLFVLGKIAKLTSDSSSNLAVSISQGGEFAFVILNVAAQLSVLSKETADYSIVIVTASMILTPFVGIIKEKVIDPYLHEEEERPADPIYEKNRVIIAGFGRVGQIISRMLYLHKIRFTALEHNADQVNAARKFGHKIYYGDASRLDLLTAAGAAHAEILVLAIQDAELSVKIAKMAKENFPNLRIIARARNRSHYFDLMELGIETIRRDTFASSLELAEETLKDLGFLPSEVKYFIQKFRDYDEKMVKDQFKLRHNEKELIAYSKNAVRQLEEAFAADMLQKEAS from the coding sequence ATGGAAGAGAAAAGTCTACTCGTTACTGCCATTATTCTACTCAGCACGGCCGTTCTATGTGTTCCCGTTTTCAAAAAATTAGGGATCGGCTCCATTATAGGTTATGTCGTAGGAGGAATTCTGATCGGACCTCACGGAATCCGACTCGTGACCGGGGGAACCGAGATAATGCATTTTGCAGAATTCGGCGTGGTACTATTGCTCTTTTTGATCGGGTTGGAACTCCGACCTCAAACTCTTTGGGTGCTCAGAAAACCGGTTTTTGGAATGGGATTTTTTCAAGTAGCAATCTCTTCACTTTTATTAGGCGGATTGATCGGCTATCTGTTTCAATTAGGATTCGTTTCTTCCATTATTTTAGGGGTGAGTTTATCACTTTCTTCCACTGCATTTGCTCTTCAATCTTTGGCGGAAAAAAATCAGCTCAATACCTCTTACGGAAGATCAGCATTTGCAATCCTTCTCTTCCAGGATTTGGCAGTGATCCCAGTGATGGCAATTCTCCCTTTAGCAGCGCTGGAACCCGGACAAACCGCACATAATGGTTTAAATTTTTATAAATTAGGAACAGCAGTCGCAGCGATCCTTTTAGTGATTTTAAGCGGTCGTTTTTTAATGAGGCCTCTTTTCAGAATGATCGCAGCCACAGGGAATCATGAAATTTTTGTAGCTCTCTCTCTAGTGTTAGTACTTGGAGTTTCCTTTGCAATGGAGAAGGTGGGGCTTTCCATGGCACTCGGTTCTTTTTTAGGAGGAGTGCTACTCGCAGATTCGGAATACAGACACGAGTTAGAAGCAAACTTAGAACCTTTTAAAGGACTATTGTTAGGATTATTCTTTCTTGCAGTTGGAATGTCGATGAATTTGGACATCCTGATAAATCATCCGTTCTTGATTTTCGGTCTTGCATTCGGATTAATGTCCGTCAAGGGGATTGTCCTCTTTGTTTTAGGAAAGATCGCAAAACTTACTTCCGATTCTTCTTCCAATCTTGCAGTTAGTATTTCTCAGGGTGGGGAATTTGCATTCGTCATTCTGAATGTGGCAGCTCAACTCAGCGTTCTTTCCAAAGAGACTGCGGATTATTCGATCGTCATCGTCACAGCTTCTATGATACTTACTCCTTTTGTAGGGATAATTAAGGAAAAAGTAATAGATCCCTATTTACACGAAGAAGAAGAAAGGCCGGCCGATCCCATATACGAAAAGAATCGTGTGATCATCGCAGGTTTTGGAAGGGTCGGTCAGATCATCTCCAGGATGTTATACCTGCATAAAATAAGATTCACAGCATTAGAGCATAACGCAGATCAAGTTAATGCTGCCAGAAAATTCGGTCATAAGATCTATTATGGAGACGCAAGTAGACTCGACCTATTAACTGCAGCAGGTGCAGCCCATGCGGAGATACTCGTACTTGCTATCCAAGATGCAGAGTTATCCGTAAAAATCGCCAAAATGGCTAAGGAGAATTTCCCGAACTTACGGATCATAGCTAGAGCTAGAAATAGATCTCACTATTTTGATCTAATGGAACTTGGGATTGAAACTATAAGAAGAGATACGTTTGCTTCTTCTCTCGAACTTGCGGAAGAAACTTTAAAGGATCTGGGATTTTTACCTTCGGAAGTGAAATACTTCATCCAAAAGTTCCGGGATTATGATGAAAAAATGGTCAAAGACCAATTCAAACTCAGACATAACGAAAAAGAACTGATCGCTTATTCCAAAAACGCTGTCCGTCAATTGGAAGAAGCGTTTGCTGCGGACATGCTACAAAAGGAAGCTTCTTAA
- a CDS encoding DUF6935 domain-containing protein has translation MDRIPKYVSILLILLFAATLSAQNETYTVTATSWPADFASFESFRDANASTSQGAVIVLLAALSIYSKNAEEGKKALIISLDANSLISDTSPNGYKGFNINRNTIDLVKRQLEQHPYLIGSYLPGSSFQNGYKASNPPYNFTLTSNRFSGTEESGQKKLFLPSSGADTPRPVTVKRNAKGVWKASEFSSLLVGIKKPATSNPADDL, from the coding sequence ATGGATCGAATTCCAAAATACGTTTCTATTCTTTTGATTTTATTGTTTGCAGCAACGTTATCCGCTCAAAACGAAACCTATACAGTAACTGCAACTTCTTGGCCTGCTGATTTTGCTTCTTTCGAGTCGTTTAGAGATGCGAATGCGAGCACTTCACAAGGAGCGGTTATCGTTCTTTTAGCAGCACTTTCTATCTATTCCAAAAATGCAGAAGAAGGCAAAAAGGCGTTGATCATCAGCTTGGATGCTAACTCTCTCATCTCGGATACTTCTCCCAATGGATACAAAGGTTTTAATATAAATCGGAACACTATCGATTTAGTGAAAAGACAGTTAGAGCAACATCCCTATTTGATAGGTTCATATCTTCCTGGGTCTTCTTTTCAAAACGGTTATAAAGCTTCTAACCCACCTTATAATTTTACTCTGACTTCAAACCGTTTCAGTGGAACAGAAGAGTCCGGTCAGAAAAAATTATTCCTTCCTTCTTCAGGAGCTGATACTCCAAGACCTGTGACAGTAAAAAGAAATGCCAAAGGTGTGTGGAAAGCTTCTGAATTTTCCAGTTTATTAGTAGGTATTAAGAAGCCTGCGACTTCTAATCCTGCTGATGATCTTTGA
- a CDS encoding zinc permease: MSSNIILSGFLASLVAGLCTGLGAAGVFAIRQLSTKLEDGLLSFAAGIMLSASFFSLLLPALEIGEIHFQEKKEQIQKL; this comes from the coding sequence ATGTCTTCTAATATCATATTATCTGGATTTTTAGCAAGTTTAGTCGCAGGACTCTGCACAGGCCTCGGAGCAGCAGGCGTTTTCGCAATCCGACAACTTTCTACAAAATTAGAAGACGGGCTTTTGAGCTTTGCAGCGGGAATTATGCTCTCTGCTTCATTCTTCTCTTTATTATTACCTGCATTAGAAATTGGTGAAATTCATTTTCAGGAAAAGAAGGAGCAGATACAAAAGCTCTAA
- a CDS encoding carboxypeptidase M32: protein MWESELQNWETILPAFKAYRDEFRNIYHLRNIGSVLHWDMEIGIPSDGLGERGDQLSFLSGLAHKSFIGDSFRSLAEKAREENSRTDAPGKSLRERELNLLFKDLDRSSCLPISWVEEFSKVTSQAHSIWVDARKKNDASSFLPVLQKIVDLVFQKADYFGYSTEAYDALLDEYEPEAKAADLEVLFADLRKSLVPLIAKAKDAPFPFQGNFPIDSQIPFNKSLPVLLGLPESGFRLDSSAHPFSTSLGSFDKRITTRYEESDPLSSVYSVLHETGHALYEAGISLIVGGPSPLKDSVSLGVHESQSRLWENQVGRSKEFWEGIYPLFLKNLGIAESSLPFSKLYSFVNRSKPSLIRVEADQITYNLHVIGRFQIERAIFKKELALKDLSGAWKDGMRSLLGVEVPDDSRGFLQDVHWSGGAFGYFPTYSLGNIYAAQLYSAFVQQNPKFKDELKNRETSSLLNWLRKHVHSKGRSLEAKELIRQATGEEPNSKYLVEYLESKIKEQESI, encoded by the coding sequence ATGTGGGAATCCGAACTTCAAAATTGGGAAACTATCCTTCCGGCATTCAAAGCCTATCGGGATGAATTCCGTAATATTTATCATCTCAGGAACATTGGAAGCGTATTACATTGGGACATGGAAATCGGAATCCCAAGCGACGGCTTAGGTGAAAGAGGAGACCAACTCAGTTTTCTGTCTGGACTCGCTCATAAATCTTTTATAGGAGATTCATTTCGCAGTTTGGCGGAAAAAGCTCGAGAAGAAAATTCACGCACCGATGCTCCCGGTAAATCTCTTAGAGAAAGGGAGCTGAATTTATTATTCAAAGATCTAGATCGCTCTTCTTGTTTGCCAATCTCTTGGGTGGAAGAATTTTCAAAGGTCACAAGCCAGGCCCATTCTATCTGGGTTGATGCCAGAAAGAAAAACGATGCTTCTTCTTTTCTTCCAGTTTTGCAAAAGATCGTAGATCTTGTTTTTCAGAAGGCCGACTATTTCGGTTATTCTACCGAAGCGTATGACGCTCTTTTGGACGAATATGAACCGGAAGCTAAAGCGGCAGATTTAGAAGTTCTATTTGCGGATCTCAGAAAATCTTTAGTGCCTCTCATCGCTAAAGCGAAAGATGCTCCCTTTCCATTTCAGGGAAATTTTCCGATCGATTCTCAAATTCCTTTTAATAAAAGTCTTCCTGTTCTTTTAGGTTTACCCGAGTCAGGATTTCGTTTAGATTCCAGCGCACATCCATTCTCCACATCTTTAGGTTCTTTTGATAAAAGGATCACCACACGTTATGAAGAATCCGATCCTCTTTCCTCCGTATATTCCGTTTTGCATGAAACGGGTCACGCTTTGTATGAGGCTGGGATATCTTTAATTGTAGGAGGTCCTTCTCCTTTAAAAGATTCCGTTTCTTTAGGAGTTCACGAATCCCAAAGTCGTCTTTGGGAAAATCAAGTGGGAAGGTCCAAAGAATTTTGGGAAGGGATCTATCCTTTATTTCTAAAGAACCTGGGAATCGCTGAATCTTCTCTTCCTTTTTCCAAACTTTATTCTTTTGTGAATAGATCCAAACCTTCTTTGATCAGAGTGGAAGCCGACCAAATTACCTACAATCTGCATGTGATCGGACGATTCCAAATAGAAAGAGCGATCTTCAAAAAGGAACTAGCATTAAAAGATCTTTCTGGGGCTTGGAAAGATGGAATGAGATCTTTGCTAGGCGTAGAAGTCCCGGATGATTCTAGGGGATTTTTACAGGATGTACATTGGAGCGGCGGAGCTTTCGGTTATTTTCCTACTTACTCTTTGGGAAATATTTATGCGGCCCAACTTTATTCCGCCTTCGTCCAACAAAACCCTAAGTTTAAGGATGAATTAAAAAATAGAGAAACTTCTTCTCTCCTTAATTGGCTTAGAAAACATGTTCACAGTAAGGGTAGAAGTTTGGAAGCGAAGGAACTGATCCGTCAAGCAACCGGAGAAGAGCCGAATTCCAAATACTTAGTGGAATATTTGGAATCTAAGATCAAAGAACAGGAGTCGATATGA
- a CDS encoding YnfA family protein, translated as MEYFRSVMIFLFAGICEIGGGYLVWLWFKESKSVIYLIAGGLILALYGVIAALQSSSFGRVYATYGGFFIVMSLLWAWKVDGFQPDRYDIIGSLIALFGVAVIYYTPR; from the coding sequence ATGGAATATTTTAGATCGGTAATGATCTTTCTATTTGCAGGTATTTGTGAGATCGGCGGTGGATATCTTGTATGGCTTTGGTTTAAGGAATCCAAATCCGTGATCTATCTGATTGCAGGCGGATTGATCTTAGCCTTGTATGGGGTTATTGCCGCCTTACAATCTTCTTCATTTGGAAGAGTATATGCAACCTACGGTGGATTTTTTATCGTGATGTCATTGTTGTGGGCTTGGAAAGTGGACGGGTTCCAGCCTGACCGATACGACATTATCGGATCTTTGATCGCTCTATTCGGAGTTGCAGTGATCTATTACACACCTAGATAA
- a CDS encoding ABA4-like family protein encodes MTPELTFKLASNFAIIGWLLLAGLPNARVTKLLVRNGVWPLILSGLYLLILALYARGGFDFGSLEGVNKLFSNPWVLLAGWVHYLAFDLFVGIWETKEAEALGISRWILIPCLFFTLMFGPIGYLLFQIVRWRKGGNHASI; translated from the coding sequence ATGACTCCAGAACTAACATTTAAGCTGGCCAGCAACTTTGCGATTATAGGCTGGTTATTACTCGCCGGGCTGCCAAATGCCAGGGTTACCAAGTTATTGGTAAGGAACGGAGTGTGGCCTTTGATCCTTTCCGGATTGTATTTGTTGATACTTGCGCTATATGCAAGAGGAGGATTTGATTTCGGCTCCTTAGAAGGTGTGAACAAACTTTTCTCTAATCCTTGGGTTTTACTCGCTGGATGGGTTCACTATCTTGCATTCGACCTTTTTGTTGGGATTTGGGAAACGAAGGAAGCGGAAGCGTTGGGAATTTCCAGATGGATACTGATCCCTTGTTTATTTTTCACTCTGATGTTCGGACCGATCGGTTATTTATTATTCCAAATCGTTCGCTGGAGAAAAGGAGGAAATCATGCAAGCATCTAA
- a CDS encoding TetR/AcrR family transcriptional regulator, with protein sequence MPAKKKMKKPEGSYHHGNLAEALKKLALKRLEISKDSAFTIREIAREAGVSHAAAYRHFPSHRDLLAQISKDGFIKITEEFTKAENASSPSDPFDRLRRLGIAYISFCLENVGYYRAMWHIDLGPVGDLQDLMEAGKNSFLKLWETILICESLKINKFEAKEMATAAWSLVHGYSVLLNECQLNNPVLQIDKNNALQEAEKILQILDSGLKNKSYK encoded by the coding sequence ATGCCAGCAAAGAAAAAAATGAAGAAACCGGAAGGTTCCTATCACCATGGGAATCTGGCGGAAGCCCTAAAAAAACTAGCCTTAAAACGTTTGGAGATCAGCAAAGATTCTGCATTTACTATCAGAGAGATTGCAAGAGAGGCTGGAGTAAGCCACGCTGCCGCATATAGACATTTCCCTTCCCACAGGGACCTTCTCGCCCAAATTTCCAAAGACGGATTTATTAAAATTACGGAAGAGTTTACTAAGGCAGAGAATGCGTCTTCTCCTTCCGATCCATTCGATCGATTGAGAAGACTAGGTATTGCTTATATTTCTTTTTGTCTGGAGAATGTAGGCTATTACAGAGCCATGTGGCATATAGACCTTGGACCTGTAGGCGACTTACAAGATTTGATGGAAGCAGGTAAGAATTCGTTCTTAAAACTTTGGGAAACGATCCTGATCTGCGAATCTTTAAAGATCAATAAATTTGAAGCAAAAGAAATGGCAACCGCGGCTTGGTCTTTAGTTCACGGGTATTCAGTTCTTCTAAACGAATGCCAATTGAACAATCCAGTATTACAAATTGATAAGAATAACGCTCTACAAGAAGCGGAAAAAATATTACAAATTTTGGATTCTGGTTTGAAAAATAAATCCTACAAGTAG
- a CDS encoding PhzF family phenazine biosynthesis protein: MKMRTEHTIFQIDAFTDSLFKGNPAAVVPWEGEWLPDSKLIDLAAENNLSETAFFRPRKEKGEYDLRWFTPGVEVDLCGHATLATAFAIYEAVENRSDISSLRFHTKSGILEVSRENEKYYLDFPARPPVKTEYSPEDMASCFNIKAKEILKARDILFVFEKESDVRNLVPNHEALKKLPFFAAIVTAPADKGKSYDFVSRFFAPAKGVPEDPVTGSSHCTLIPFWSERFGKKELNAYQASARGGQLICENRGERVRIGGNCKLYLKGFFYLE; this comes from the coding sequence ATGAAGATGAGAACCGAACATACGATTTTTCAAATAGATGCATTTACGGATTCCTTATTCAAAGGAAACCCTGCGGCTGTTGTTCCCTGGGAGGGTGAATGGTTGCCCGACTCGAAACTCATCGATCTTGCAGCGGAGAATAATCTTTCCGAGACTGCTTTCTTTCGCCCTAGAAAAGAAAAGGGAGAATATGATCTAAGATGGTTTACTCCAGGCGTAGAAGTCGATCTTTGCGGTCATGCAACTTTGGCGACTGCATTTGCGATTTACGAAGCTGTCGAAAATAGATCGGATATTTCTTCCTTAAGATTCCACACTAAGAGCGGGATCTTGGAAGTATCTCGCGAGAATGAAAAATACTATTTGGATTTTCCTGCGAGACCTCCTGTTAAGACGGAGTATTCTCCGGAAGATATGGCTTCTTGTTTTAATATAAAAGCAAAAGAGATTTTGAAGGCGCGAGACATCTTATTCGTTTTTGAAAAAGAATCGGATGTTCGAAATTTAGTCCCGAATCATGAAGCTTTAAAGAAGCTCCCGTTCTTTGCGGCGATCGTGACCGCTCCTGCTGATAAAGGGAAATCCTACGATTTTGTTTCCAGATTTTTTGCTCCGGCCAAAGGAGTTCCGGAAGATCCTGTGACCGGTTCTTCTCATTGTACGTTAATTCCTTTTTGGTCGGAAAGATTCGGTAAGAAGGAACTAAACGCGTACCAAGCATCTGCACGAGGAGGTCAATTGATTTGCGAGAATAGGGGAGAAAGAGTTCGCATCGGAGGGAACTGCAAACTGTATCTAAAGGGTTTCTTTTATTTAGAGTAG
- a CDS encoding NADPH-dependent F420 reductase has product MKIGVLGTGMVGETIGSKLIEKGHEVKMGSRSATNEKAAQWVSRSGSKASQGTFKDAASFGDILFNCTKGEISVEVLRSVGEETLKGKVLVDLANALDFSKGRPPGLIFGTNDSLGETIQRSFPDLKVVKTLNTMNCTIMVNASLVPGEHDVFVCGNDPEAKKKVSDLLAKDFNWKNIIDLGDITGARATEMILPIWLRLYGTFGNTDFNFHISK; this is encoded by the coding sequence ATGAAAATCGGAGTTTTAGGGACTGGAATGGTTGGAGAAACCATCGGTAGTAAACTAATCGAAAAAGGACACGAGGTAAAAATGGGCTCTCGTTCCGCCACAAATGAAAAGGCAGCCCAATGGGTTTCTAGATCCGGAAGTAAAGCTTCTCAAGGGACTTTTAAAGACGCTGCCTCTTTTGGAGATATTTTATTTAATTGTACTAAAGGAGAGATCAGTGTAGAAGTCCTAAGATCAGTTGGAGAAGAAACTCTCAAAGGAAAAGTTCTAGTGGATCTCGCAAACGCACTCGACTTTTCGAAAGGAAGACCTCCTGGTTTAATCTTTGGAACCAATGATTCTTTAGGCGAGACCATCCAAAGATCTTTTCCGGATCTGAAAGTTGTCAAAACATTAAACACGATGAATTGTACTATTATGGTAAACGCTTCCTTAGTTCCCGGGGAACATGATGTGTTCGTTTGTGGAAACGATCCGGAAGCTAAAAAGAAAGTATCGGATCTTTTAGCGAAAGATTTCAATTGGAAGAACATTATCGATCTAGGGGATATTACAGGCGCAAGAGCAACCGAAATGATACTTCCGATTTGGTTACGACTATATGGAACTTTCGGTAATACCGATTTTAATTTCCATATTTCTAAATAG
- a CDS encoding DUF423 domain-containing protein, with protein sequence MASKNSNSIPLFLSAILGFLAVALGAFGAHGLRSVLTPDLLVIYETGARYHLIHAVVLLILALSGKLSESKFRRIGFWLIFSGILIFSGSLYALSITGIRVLGAITPFGGLAFLSGWASIAYSAFSDKE encoded by the coding sequence ATGGCATCCAAAAATTCTAACTCTATTCCGTTATTTTTATCCGCTATATTAGGTTTTTTAGCAGTAGCTCTAGGCGCATTCGGAGCTCACGGATTAAGATCAGTATTAACTCCCGACTTGCTCGTCATTTACGAAACGGGAGCAAGATACCATCTCATCCATGCAGTCGTTTTACTTATTCTTGCATTGAGTGGAAAACTTTCAGAATCCAAATTTAGAAGGATTGGATTCTGGCTGATCTTTAGCGGTATTTTGATCTTTTCCGGTTCCTTATATGCGCTTTCTATAACAGGGATCAGAGTTTTGGGTGCAATTACCCCTTTTGGCGGATTGGCATTTTTAAGCGGTTGGGCATCGATTGCTTATTCCGCTTTTTCAGATAAAGAATAG
- a CDS encoding TRL-like family protein produces the protein MFLTNCLYTNIKSPGWYYSQSYSDVRGMEPVGKLEGTSCGTSWLWMVYTGDESYEAAVQNAIKDKADLLFDVQTDYSYKSFIFALYFEKCTRVTGIGVKLPQRLLKKE, from the coding sequence ATGTTCCTTACGAACTGTCTTTATACGAATATCAAATCGCCAGGCTGGTATTATTCTCAAAGTTATTCGGATGTGAGAGGAATGGAACCGGTAGGAAAATTGGAAGGTACTTCTTGCGGAACTAGCTGGCTTTGGATGGTTTATACAGGAGACGAGAGTTACGAGGCCGCAGTCCAAAATGCGATCAAGGATAAAGCTGATCTTCTTTTCGACGTTCAGACTGACTATAGTTACAAATCTTTTATATTCGCTCTTTATTTTGAAAAATGTACCAGGGTGACTGGGATAGGAGTGAAACTTCCCCAAAGACTTCTGAAAAAAGAATGA
- the rocD gene encoding ornithine--oxo-acid transaminase: protein MHTQTSQFYFDTEKDYGAFNYEPLPVVLERGKGIFLWDTEGKRYFDFLSAYSAVNQGHCHPKIIETLKAQSEKLTLTSRAFYNDQLGPMEKFLCDTFGFDRMVPMNTGVEAAETSVKLARRWGYQVKKIPTDKAKIVFASGNFWGRSIGAISASTDPASRGDFGPFVPGFSIIPFNDTEALKKELEDPNVAAFMVEPIQGEAGVIVPREGYLKEVRKLCSERNVLLILDEVQTGLGRTGKLLAADHENVKPDLLVLGKALSGGTLPVSAVLGSDEIILTLKPGTHGSTFGGNPLAAAVAKTAIQVLLEENLSENSEIRGVEFRSSLQSLRSEYPDKVKEIRGKGLLNAVELFPDETGPRAKKICYKLLESGILAKQTHDHTIRFAPPLCISKTELEEATSLILQTIRKTLD from the coding sequence ATGCACACGCAAACTTCCCAATTTTACTTCGATACCGAAAAAGATTACGGAGCATTTAACTACGAACCTCTTCCCGTGGTGCTGGAGAGAGGTAAAGGTATCTTTCTTTGGGACACGGAAGGAAAAAGATATTTTGATTTTTTATCCGCATACAGCGCGGTGAACCAAGGTCATTGCCATCCTAAAATTATAGAAACCCTAAAGGCCCAGTCGGAAAAACTAACTCTAACATCTCGCGCATTTTATAACGACCAACTTGGTCCAATGGAAAAATTTTTATGCGATACATTCGGATTCGATAGAATGGTCCCAATGAACACGGGAGTAGAAGCGGCAGAAACTTCCGTCAAACTCGCAAGGAGATGGGGATACCAAGTTAAAAAAATCCCCACAGACAAAGCTAAGATCGTTTTTGCTTCCGGAAATTTTTGGGGGAGAAGTATCGGCGCAATTTCCGCTTCTACCGATCCTGCAAGCAGGGGAGATTTTGGACCTTTCGTTCCGGGATTTTCAATCATTCCGTTTAATGATACTGAAGCCTTAAAAAAAGAATTAGAAGATCCTAATGTAGCTGCATTTATGGTGGAACCCATCCAAGGAGAAGCAGGAGTTATCGTCCCTAGGGAAGGTTATCTAAAAGAAGTCCGCAAACTTTGTTCCGAGCGTAATGTACTTCTGATCTTGGACGAGGTACAAACCGGTCTCGGTAGAACCGGAAAACTTTTGGCTGCGGATCACGAGAATGTAAAGCCGGATTTGTTAGTACTCGGCAAAGCATTATCCGGAGGAACTCTTCCGGTTTCTGCAGTTTTAGGTTCTGACGAGATCATTCTTACCTTAAAGCCTGGAACTCACGGATCTACATTCGGCGGAAATCCTTTAGCGGCTGCGGTGGCCAAAACCGCCATCCAAGTATTATTGGAAGAAAATCTTTCTGAGAACTCGGAGATTCGAGGAGTAGAATTCCGCTCATCTCTGCAATCTCTCAGATCCGAATACCCTGACAAAGTAAAAGAGATTAGAGGAAAAGGATTGTTAAACGCAGTGGAATTATTTCCCGACGAAACAGGACCGAGAGCAAAAAAAATCTGCTACAAACTATTAGAGTCAGGAATTCTTGCAAAACAAACTCACGACCACACGATCCGTTTTGCTCCTCCACTTTGTATCTCCAAAACCGAATTGGAAGAAGCGACGTCTCTCATCCTCCAAACAATCCGTAAAACCCTTGACTAA